One window of Anaerolineae bacterium genomic DNA carries:
- a CDS encoding LSU ribosomal protein L25p — translation MENIVIEATKRDVSGKKVKALRRQGKLPAVVYGHQFPPQPILLDYRQASRTLAGVSSSQLIELDLEGQKVPVLVRERQYHPLSGNMIHIDFLAVSMTEALRAFVPIELEGEAPAVKDFGGVVVTGLEEIEVECLPKDLPEKITVDLSKLEKIGDGIYVKDLVLPAGVEVLSDSDEMIVLVTAPEGEEVEAEVGEEFEPEVIEKGKKEEEDF, via the coding sequence ATGGAAAATATTGTGATTGAAGCAACCAAACGAGATGTCAGTGGGAAAAAAGTAAAAGCACTCCGGAGGCAAGGAAAGTTACCGGCTGTGGTATACGGTCATCAATTTCCGCCTCAACCAATCCTGCTGGACTATCGGCAAGCCAGTCGCACTCTGGCTGGAGTCTCGAGTTCTCAATTGATTGAGCTTGATTTAGAAGGGCAAAAGGTTCCGGTTTTGGTGCGAGAGCGTCAATATCATCCTCTCAGTGGCAATATGATCCACATCGATTTCCTGGCTGTTTCCATGACCGAAGCACTGCGTGCATTTGTCCCGATAGAGCTAGAAGGGGAAGCTCCGGCGGTTAAGGACTTTGGCGGTGTTGTGGTCACCGGTTTGGAGGAGATCGAGGTCGAGTGCTTACCAAAGGACCTGCCAGAGAAGATAACCGTTGACTTAAGCAAACTCGAAAAAATTGGGGATGGTATCTATGTCAAGGACCTGGTTCTACCTGCTGGTGTTGAAGTGCTTAGCGACAGCGATGAGATGATTGTTTTGGTCACTGCTCCGGAAGGTGAAGAGGTTGAAGCCGAAGTTGGTGAGGAGTTCGAACCGGAAGTGATCGAAAAAGGTAAGAAAGAGGAAGAAGACTTCTAA
- a CDS encoding putative nudix hydrolase YeaB, translating into MDNLNRYSKTELSKLLQDALKSGNKILPLFDRNFHFPTPPVQAAILVPFVFVKKKWSLLFIRRSLSNDPHSGQVAFPGGRMEQEDTSPEITSLREAQEEIGLLPEHVEVIGKLPSLLTVTNYEIHPIVGIIPYPYPFRPSQSEVQKIFTIPLDWLADSTNYRVEERNLPAPVGRIPTIYYRPYQDEILWGASAQIVHNLLRLINAQAPSTSDEA; encoded by the coding sequence ATGGATAACCTGAACCGCTACTCAAAAACCGAATTAAGCAAATTATTACAAGATGCTCTCAAATCCGGTAATAAGATCTTGCCCCTTTTTGACCGCAATTTTCACTTTCCAACCCCCCCGGTACAAGCCGCGATTCTGGTACCCTTTGTATTTGTAAAGAAAAAATGGAGTTTATTGTTCATTCGGCGAAGCCTTTCCAATGATCCCCACAGCGGTCAAGTAGCTTTTCCGGGGGGCAGAATGGAACAAGAAGATACATCGCCAGAGATCACCTCATTACGTGAAGCCCAGGAGGAAATTGGACTTTTGCCCGAACATGTCGAAGTTATTGGCAAGCTACCCTCTCTCCTAACCGTCACAAACTATGAAATCCACCCAATCGTGGGGATAATTCCTTATCCCTATCCCTTTCGCCCGTCTCAAAGCGAAGTCCAAAAAATTTTTACCATCCCGCTTGATTGGCTGGCAGATTCGACGAACTATCGAGTGGAAGAACGAAATTTGCCAGCTCCGGTGGGCAGGATACCTACGATTTACTACCGACCGTATCAAGATGAGATCCTTTGGGGAGCATCGGCTCAAATAGTTCATAATTTGTTGAGATTAATAAACGCTCAAGCCCCATCCACTTCGGATGAGGCTTGA
- a CDS encoding protein-L-isoaspartate methyltransferase-like protein translates to MVSPTNKKIFVRLTPGYQIHTHRGVVFHDELIGVPWGSEVHSHTGSSFILLKPTLHDLLIETKRNTQILYPKDIGYILLKLGIGEGQTILEAGTGSGALTTAFAWYVGKSGRVFSYDIRADIQNLARKNLQQLGLEERVTLKTKDIRDGFDENEADALFLDLPNPFDYIEQVAKALKPGGNFGTILPTTNQVQKLLSALNSHHFGFLEVCEILIRYYRPFADKLRPTDRMVAHTGYLVFARPTLAESSSPISIPQSSATDLEEPTPDE, encoded by the coding sequence TTGGTTAGCCCGACAAATAAAAAAATTTTCGTACGCCTGACACCGGGGTATCAAATTCACACCCATCGCGGCGTAGTGTTTCATGACGAACTGATCGGGGTTCCATGGGGAAGTGAAGTACACAGCCACACTGGCAGTTCCTTCATCCTGCTGAAACCCACATTACACGACCTGCTGATTGAAACAAAACGCAATACCCAGATTCTATACCCGAAAGATATTGGGTATATCCTTCTCAAATTAGGTATAGGAGAAGGACAAACCATCCTGGAGGCGGGCACCGGTTCTGGAGCGTTAACCACCGCTTTTGCCTGGTATGTCGGAAAAAGTGGTCGTGTCTTTTCTTATGACATCCGCGCTGATATCCAAAATTTAGCCCGGAAAAATCTCCAACAACTTGGTCTGGAAGAACGGGTCACCCTCAAGACGAAAGACATCAGGGATGGTTTTGATGAAAATGAGGCGGATGCCTTATTCCTGGATTTGCCCAATCCATTCGATTACATCGAACAAGTCGCTAAAGCATTAAAGCCAGGCGGGAATTTTGGAACGATTCTTCCCACCACCAATCAAGTCCAGAAGTTGCTTTCCGCCCTGAATTCTCATCATTTTGGATTTCTCGAGGTATGTGAGATACTCATTCGCTATTACCGTCCATTTGCAGATAAACTGCGTCCCACCGACCGCATGGTTGCTCACACGGGTTACCTGGTTTTTGCCAGACCAACCCTCGCCGAATCATCCTCTCCAATCAGCATTCCGCAGTCAAGCGCCACTGACCTCGAAGAGCCTACCCCTGATGAGTAG
- a CDS encoding tRNA-specific 2-thiouridylase MnmA yields MKEKTVVVGMSGGVDSSVAAALLQKQGYHVIGVMMNLWSESGKESVNRCCTPDSMRIAKKVASRLDIPFYTLDVREQFYRQIVTYFIEGYQKGITPNPCIQCNRHIRWGALLDFALSLGADYFATGHYARKFQDDQGVYHLLRARDRNKDQSYVLHILTQADLARTLFPLAELTKPEVRQLASQFELPVSHRPESQDLCFLGGEDYRQFLMRHLEKPPSPGPIIDTHGNYLGQHHGLPFYTIGQRKGLGLSIGQPLYVVDKDVTQNALIVGSEDERQKRHFIVTRVNWIQGTYPAREFELAVKVRYLSPLLKAHLKVLEDNSCQVELLQPYWDITPGQAAAFYQTEECLGGGMIQQILS; encoded by the coding sequence ATGAAGGAAAAAACCGTTGTTGTTGGTATGAGTGGTGGTGTTGATAGCTCCGTAGCGGCCGCCTTACTCCAGAAACAAGGTTATCACGTGATCGGGGTCATGATGAACCTGTGGAGTGAAAGCGGAAAAGAGTCGGTTAATCGATGCTGCACACCTGATTCAATGCGAATAGCCAAAAAAGTGGCTTCCAGGTTGGACATCCCCTTCTATACCTTAGACGTCCGAGAGCAATTTTATCGTCAGATTGTCACCTATTTTATCGAGGGTTACCAAAAGGGTATAACACCTAATCCATGCATTCAGTGTAACCGGCACATACGCTGGGGAGCATTGCTTGATTTTGCTCTTTCATTGGGAGCCGACTATTTTGCCACCGGACATTACGCTCGCAAATTTCAGGATGATCAGGGAGTTTATCACCTCCTCCGTGCCAGAGATAGAAACAAAGATCAGTCTTACGTGCTCCACATACTCACTCAGGCTGATCTAGCGCGGACGTTATTCCCTCTAGCAGAACTCACAAAACCAGAAGTTCGCCAGCTGGCGAGTCAATTTGAACTCCCGGTCTCCCATAGACCAGAAAGCCAGGACCTTTGTTTTTTAGGTGGTGAGGATTATCGTCAATTCCTGATGCGCCACCTGGAAAAGCCACCTTCCCCAGGTCCGATCATCGACACCCATGGAAATTATCTCGGTCAACATCATGGCTTGCCCTTTTATACGATTGGTCAACGCAAGGGGTTGGGACTCAGTATTGGACAACCGCTCTATGTTGTTGATAAGGACGTAACCCAAAATGCGCTCATCGTTGGTTCTGAGGACGAGAGGCAAAAAAGGCATTTCATCGTTACCCGAGTCAACTGGATTCAGGGTACATATCCAGCCAGGGAATTCGAACTAGCGGTAAAAGTTCGCTATCTTTCTCCCCTTCTGAAGGCACACCTTAAAGTTTTGGAAGATAATTCTTGTCAAGTGGAATTATTACAGCCATATTGGGACATCACTCCAGGTCAGGCAGCTGCATTTTATCAGACAGAGGAATGCTTAGGTGGTGGTATGATTCAACAAATCCTGTCTTGA
- a CDS encoding Cysteine desulfurase — MPEKTNRVYLDYSATTPMVEEAIEAMLPFFRQEFGNPSSIHRFGQSADVALEEAREVIASHLNCSIDEIIFTSGGTESDNLALRGVAFARREKSGANHILISAVEHHAVSHTAVQLAEVFGFELEILSVDAYGQVDPDLVRKRLRSNTALVSVIYANNEIGTINPIAEIGAICRENGIPFHTDAVQATSYLSLDVQALNVDLLSLGAHKFYGPKGVGVLYVRKGTPILPCQTGGGQEGGLRSGTQNVPYIVGMSSALKFVQKNQTQWNTGLPILRDWLIEQVRQNIPNSALTGHPTQRLPNHASFVFEAVDSQKLLTLLDVEGFACSSGSACKTGNPSPSEVLLALGLSRNLALGSLRVTLGKDTTAEHLERFFDCLLDKVKNLRG; from the coding sequence ATGCCTGAGAAAACAAATCGAGTTTATTTGGATTATTCTGCTACCACCCCAATGGTGGAAGAAGCCATCGAAGCAATGTTGCCATTTTTTCGGCAGGAATTTGGCAATCCATCATCCATCCATCGCTTCGGTCAAAGTGCAGATGTCGCTCTGGAAGAAGCGCGGGAAGTCATTGCCTCGCATCTCAACTGTTCCATTGACGAGATTATCTTTACCTCAGGAGGTACAGAAAGCGACAACCTGGCTTTACGGGGAGTAGCATTTGCCCGCCGTGAGAAAAGTGGAGCAAATCACATCTTGATCAGCGCTGTTGAACACCATGCTGTCTCTCATACTGCCGTCCAATTAGCCGAAGTATTTGGCTTTGAACTCGAAATCTTATCGGTTGATGCATACGGACAGGTGGATCCCGATCTTGTTCGCAAGCGTTTGCGCTCTAATACCGCTTTGGTTTCAGTGATTTACGCCAATAACGAAATCGGCACCATCAACCCCATCGCAGAAATCGGCGCAATCTGCCGCGAGAACGGTATTCCATTCCACACAGACGCCGTTCAGGCAACGTCATATTTGTCACTGGACGTTCAAGCTCTTAATGTGGATTTACTCTCACTTGGCGCGCATAAATTCTACGGACCAAAAGGCGTCGGCGTACTTTATGTCAGAAAAGGGACACCCATTCTGCCCTGCCAAACCGGCGGAGGACAGGAAGGAGGCTTACGATCGGGAACACAGAATGTCCCTTATATTGTGGGCATGAGTTCGGCATTAAAATTTGTCCAAAAGAATCAAACTCAATGGAATACCGGTTTACCAATCCTCCGTGACTGGTTGATTGAACAGGTGCGTCAGAACATTCCCAACAGCGCATTAACCGGCCATCCTACCCAGCGTTTGCCTAATCACGCCAGTTTTGTTTTCGAGGCTGTTGACAGCCAAAAATTGCTCACTCTATTAGATGTCGAGGGCTTCGCTTGTTCATCGGGATCGGCTTGTAAAACCGGCAACCCATCTCCATCCGAGGTTCTCTTAGCACTCGGATTATCGAGAAATCTGGCTTTAGGTTCGCTCCGCGTCACACTTGGAAAAGATACCACCGCTGAACATCTAGAGAGGTTCTTCGATTGTTTACTCGATAAGGTTAAAAACCTGAGAGGCTAA
- a CDS encoding Phosphomannomutase, with protein sequence MKQIKFGTDGWRGVIAEDYTFLNVRRCAQGFANFLRDFGYEGEDVVIGYDRRFHSENFAAAAAEVMAGNGFGVWLTDTATPTPVIAYSIVEKGAAGGINITASHNPPTDNGFKVRNEFGGAIDPKNLVEIENRIPNDEGGITRMPFEEARHAGKIRLFDPAPAYIQQLHSLVDIEKIRRAGLRICVDPMWGNGIGWFPRLLNGGKTSVIEIHDHRNPIFPGMKRPEPIPPNINEGLKAVLDTHSDVLIITDGDADRVGVGDEKGVFIDQLRVFGLLAYYLLEVKGQRGPIVKTLSTTTMLNKLGKIYNVPVYETGVGFKYVAPKMLETHAMIGGEESGGYAFHGHVPERDGILAALYILDMMVELGKKPSELVDLLFSVVGAHYYSRIDSPFDGNRKEYEEKILTANPATIGGLKVTGLDTTDGFKFSLEDGGWLLIRFSGTEPIIRVYTETTYADRVDQILKDGLKIAGVR encoded by the coding sequence ATGAAACAAATTAAATTTGGGACGGATGGTTGGCGTGGTGTAATAGCTGAAGATTACACATTCTTGAACGTAAGACGTTGCGCTCAAGGATTTGCTAATTTCTTAAGAGATTTTGGTTATGAAGGTGAAGATGTTGTTATCGGGTACGATCGCCGCTTCCATTCGGAAAATTTTGCTGCTGCGGCGGCGGAGGTGATGGCCGGCAATGGATTTGGTGTTTGGTTGACAGATACAGCCACACCAACGCCAGTTATTGCGTACTCAATTGTCGAGAAGGGTGCGGCTGGCGGGATCAATATCACCGCTTCTCATAATCCGCCAACCGATAATGGTTTTAAGGTGCGCAATGAATTCGGAGGCGCAATTGATCCAAAGAATCTGGTAGAGATCGAAAATCGCATCCCGAACGATGAAGGTGGCATTACTCGAATGCCTTTTGAGGAGGCGCGCCACGCTGGCAAGATCCGTCTTTTTGATCCCGCCCCAGCGTATATTCAGCAACTTCACAGTCTGGTTGATATTGAGAAAATTCGTAGAGCTGGTTTACGAATTTGCGTTGATCCAATGTGGGGTAACGGGATTGGCTGGTTTCCCCGTCTGCTTAATGGAGGAAAGACAAGTGTAATAGAAATCCATGATCACCGCAATCCAATTTTTCCTGGTATGAAGAGACCTGAACCGATTCCACCCAACATCAACGAGGGATTAAAAGCCGTCCTGGACACTCACTCCGACGTATTAATTATTACGGATGGAGATGCCGATCGGGTTGGTGTTGGCGATGAAAAAGGTGTTTTTATTGATCAATTGAGGGTATTTGGTTTATTGGCTTATTATCTGCTTGAAGTGAAAGGGCAACGTGGGCCGATCGTAAAGACTCTTTCGACAACGACCATGTTGAACAAGCTCGGTAAAATTTATAATGTGCCTGTCTATGAAACCGGAGTCGGGTTTAAGTACGTAGCGCCAAAAATGCTTGAAACCCACGCCATGATCGGAGGTGAGGAATCAGGTGGTTATGCCTTTCATGGCCACGTTCCCGAAAGGGATGGCATTTTGGCTGCGCTCTATATCCTGGATATGATGGTTGAGCTTGGGAAGAAACCCTCAGAATTGGTAGATCTACTTTTTAGTGTCGTTGGGGCGCATTATTATTCGCGAATCGACTCTCCCTTTGATGGCAACCGAAAAGAGTATGAGGAGAAGATCCTCACCGCAAATCCTGCTACGATTGGTGGACTTAAGGTTACTGGTCTGGATACGACCGATGGCTTTAAGTTTTCATTGGAAGATGGTGGATGGTTGTTAATTCGCTTCTCTGGTACAGAACCCATCATTCGGGTGTATACTGAAACGACTTATGCAGATCGCGTCGATCAGATATTAAAGGATGGATTGAAAATTGCTGGTGTGCGGTAA
- a CDS encoding putative deoxyribonuclease YcfH, producing the protein MMLIDTHSHLYLPEFETDLEDVIRRAIDHRVEGMIVVGIDAKTSRQAIRLAEDYPQLYAAVGVHPNSQIGDIEEELEQIKELLPHPKVVAVGEIGLDTYREYVSLADQKVRLQRQLELASEADLPVIIHNRNAMVELYSILTEFVEKKAVNPQVGRKPLGVLHSFSEDVEWAKRVIDLGFFIGVSGVVTFPNAQFVKEVVKAIPQQYLLLETDAPYLSPQPKRGKRNEPAYLVYTLQEMVNLTGSSVDLLANQVTSNAQNLFGIN; encoded by the coding sequence ATGATGCTAATTGATACACATAGCCATTTGTATTTGCCAGAGTTTGAAACAGACCTGGAAGATGTTATCAGGCGAGCTATCGACCATCGGGTCGAAGGCATGATTGTTGTGGGAATTGACGCCAAAACCAGCCGACAGGCTATCAGGTTGGCAGAAGATTATCCACAGCTCTATGCTGCGGTCGGTGTTCACCCAAATAGTCAAATTGGGGATATTGAAGAAGAGTTAGAACAAATCAAAGAACTGTTACCGCACCCGAAAGTTGTTGCTGTTGGTGAGATCGGTTTGGATACTTATCGGGAGTACGTTTCATTAGCTGATCAAAAAGTTCGCCTGCAACGCCAATTGGAACTGGCTTCTGAAGCAGATTTGCCTGTGATCATTCATAATCGTAATGCTATGGTGGAACTATATTCAATCCTGACAGAATTCGTTGAAAAGAAAGCAGTCAATCCGCAAGTGGGCAGAAAGCCACTGGGGGTTTTGCATTCGTTTTCTGAGGATGTTGAGTGGGCGAAACGGGTGATTGATTTGGGTTTTTTTATTGGCGTAAGCGGGGTAGTTACGTTTCCAAATGCGCAATTCGTAAAGGAAGTCGTGAAGGCTATTCCCCAACAGTATTTGCTCCTGGAAACGGATGCACCGTATCTGAGCCCCCAACCAAAGCGTGGTAAGCGGAATGAACCCGCTTATCTCGTTTATACTTTGCAAGAAATGGTAAATTTAACGGGCAGTTCGGTTGATCTTCTTGCCAACCAGGTTACTTCTAATGCTCAAAATCTTTTTGGAATAAATTGA
- a CDS encoding Heptaprenyl diphosphate synthase component II yields the protein MNPAQNFLAPILADLAKVENRMRSLDDHHHQELSNALEHLLSSGGKRIRPAVALLTGRMYQGNIQRLVSLSAAIELLHTATLVHDDLIDGALLRRGIATLNAKWSPAATVLTGDYIFAQAARCAAETDSVYLMKQFAKTLAIIVNGEIDQLFSTHRYSTRDEYFKRIYAKTASLFELASSAAAHLSNVSDDEVESMRQFGYALGMAFQIVDDILDFTGAQETVGKPVANDLRQGLITLPFICYLEKHPEDEEVQAVLGGEKANIDKLVNDIRDSGAVQDAFQIARDYIRQAVEILEERPACDEQKALKELSEYVILRHI from the coding sequence GTGAATCCAGCACAAAACTTCCTCGCTCCAATCCTTGCCGATTTAGCCAAAGTAGAAAATCGGATGCGTTCCTTGGACGATCATCATCATCAAGAGTTATCCAATGCGCTTGAACATCTTTTATCTTCGGGTGGTAAACGCATTCGTCCAGCAGTAGCTCTGCTGACCGGTCGAATGTATCAGGGGAATATCCAAAGGTTAGTTTCCTTGAGCGCTGCCATCGAATTACTCCACACTGCAACCCTGGTTCATGATGACTTAATTGATGGCGCTTTGCTCCGCCGAGGCATTGCTACATTAAATGCCAAATGGTCTCCGGCAGCAACTGTGCTAACCGGTGACTATATTTTTGCTCAGGCCGCCCGTTGCGCGGCTGAAACTGATTCAGTTTACTTGATGAAACAGTTTGCCAAGACCCTTGCAATTATTGTCAATGGCGAAATTGATCAGTTGTTTTCTACTCATCGCTATTCAACCCGGGATGAGTATTTCAAAAGGATTTATGCGAAAACAGCTTCATTATTCGAACTGGCTTCCAGTGCGGCGGCACACTTGAGCAATGTATCTGATGATGAAGTCGAATCGATGCGTCAATTCGGTTATGCTTTGGGAATGGCTTTTCAGATTGTAGATGACATCCTGGATTTTACCGGCGCTCAAGAAACGGTTGGAAAACCAGTCGCGAATGATTTACGACAAGGTCTCATTACCCTGCCCTTTATCTGTTACCTGGAAAAGCACCCAGAGGATGAAGAAGTTCAGGCGGTTCTGGGTGGAGAAAAAGCAAATATTGACAAACTGGTTAACGATATTCGGGATAGCGGGGCTGTGCAGGATGCATTTCAAATTGCCCGCGATTATATTCGCCAGGCAGTTGAAATTTTAGAAGAACGTCCTGCCTGTGATGAGCAGAAAGCCCTCAAAGAACTGTCAGAATATGTCATCTTGCGGCACATTTAA
- a CDS encoding Aspartate aminotransferase: MENLVSLDQPVFAVPQENLIPVNDYLSKMMDIPPSRMFLINKSLRVFQEKYPGQPIYDASQGDGGASLPGVLPEILEKAAEMQIKHGTSYDMPYGTDDYRRSVIEDYWKLDSTLGITPANVVGTAGGRDALVKAYQAMLSLGYGRIGDVVIVSRVPWISYNWGPYGIGANVLYAPGKPDNGWAYTEESIKECVDYAAKLGRKVACLVITNPDNPTGLTLSVERQVSLAKKALEIGVAFVLFDWMYHYVTDEQPMDLNSFLQYFSKEERKRLVFLDGITKSLGGSNIRNSHLIASDEFIKFIVSRASHTVMPPYFSLAVAMAAYKMGYDKATKPIVEPTNASRKALKQFLDEHQFRYILGKGYYAFIHVGDWLKPKGWKDTEPMGQYFAEEFGLAVVPGAFFSAYGGEWIRFSYATPVERTLGALERLVQGLKSLEVS, encoded by the coding sequence ATGGAAAATCTTGTCTCCCTCGATCAACCTGTCTTTGCAGTACCCCAGGAGAACTTAATCCCGGTCAATGACTATTTGAGTAAAATGATGGACATTCCTCCTTCGCGGATGTTCCTGATCAATAAATCTTTGAGGGTTTTTCAGGAGAAGTATCCTGGACAACCTATTTATGACGCTTCGCAAGGGGATGGAGGCGCCAGTCTGCCCGGAGTCCTTCCGGAAATCCTGGAAAAAGCTGCCGAAATGCAGATTAAACACGGAACATCCTACGATATGCCATATGGGACGGATGATTATCGCCGTTCCGTGATTGAAGACTATTGGAAACTTGATTCCACATTGGGAATTACCCCAGCCAATGTGGTTGGTACAGCAGGCGGGCGAGATGCTCTGGTCAAGGCTTATCAGGCGATGTTATCGCTTGGGTATGGACGCATCGGCGACGTGGTAATTGTTTCCAGGGTACCGTGGATTTCCTATAATTGGGGGCCTTATGGGATTGGTGCAAATGTCCTCTACGCTCCTGGAAAACCGGATAATGGCTGGGCATACACCGAAGAGAGCATCAAAGAATGCGTGGATTATGCCGCGAAACTGGGTCGAAAGGTTGCCTGTTTAGTGATTACAAACCCCGATAACCCGACCGGCTTAACGTTATCGGTTGAAAGACAGGTCAGTCTGGCAAAGAAGGCTTTAGAGATCGGGGTGGCATTTGTGTTGTTTGATTGGATGTACCATTATGTAACTGATGAACAGCCCATGGATCTGAACTCATTCTTACAATATTTCTCGAAGGAGGAACGGAAGCGTTTAGTGTTTTTAGATGGCATAACCAAAAGTTTAGGCGGCTCAAATATTCGCAATAGCCATTTAATTGCTTCTGATGAGTTTATTAAGTTCATCGTTTCGCGAGCATCTCATACGGTCATGCCCCCCTATTTCTCTCTGGCTGTGGCTATGGCAGCGTATAAGATGGGATATGACAAAGCTACCAAACCCATTGTCGAGCCCACCAATGCCAGCCGCAAAGCCTTAAAACAATTCTTGGATGAACATCAATTCAGATACATTCTGGGTAAAGGCTATTATGCCTTTATCCATGTTGGAGACTGGCTAAAACCGAAGGGGTGGAAAGATACGGAGCCTATGGGGCAATATTTTGCTGAGGAATTTGGTTTAGCTGTTGTACCTGGTGCCTTCTTCTCTGCTTATGGTGGAGAATGGATCCGCTTCTCGTATGCAACACCGGTGGAACGAACATTAGGAGCCTTGGAACGCCTGGTTCAAGGTTTGAAGAGCCTGGAGGTCTCATGA